GGATGAAAAGTGTGTTAAATCGATTGAAACCATCCCATTTTGAAGACATTGTTGCGGTAAATGCGTTATACCGCCCCGGGCCTATGGAAAACATTCCATCTTACATTAAACGGAAGCACGGCGAAGAAACAGTCATCTATCCCCATGATGATTTGCAGGCTATTCTAGAACCTACATATGGCGTGCTCATTTATCAAGAACAAATTATGCAGATTGCTTCAAAAATGGCAGGATTTAGTCTCGGGCAGGCAGATGTGCTGAGACGGGCGGTAGGTAAAAAGAAACGTGAGACTTTAGAAGAAACGAGGGTAACCTTTATTGGAGGGGCGGTAGAGCAAGGATACACTATAGAAGAAGCTGAGAAAGTGTATGACTTGATCGTTCGTTTTGCTGATTATGGATTCAACAGAAGTCACGCAGTAGCGTACAGCATGATCTCCTACCAGTTAGCCTACTTAAAAGCTAATTATCCGTTAGAATTTTTAAGTGGCTTAATGGATATGTCACTTCACCATCAAGATAAATTAGCGGAATATATTGCTGAAGCTAAGCGTAAAGGGATTAACGTGCAACGCCCATCCATTAATACAAGCGAAACAGGATTTACTATATATGATAACTGTATATGGATTGGTCTAGCTGCTCTTAAAAATGTAGGTATACAAACGGTAAATGCTCTCCTACAGGAGAGAGAAAAAAGGATGTTTGAGGATTTGTTTGATTTATGTGCCAGATTACCGTTAAGACTTCTCGGAAGAAGAACGTTGGAATCGCTCATTCTTTCAGGAGCTCTCGATGATTTTAACATTGATCGCGCGACGTTATTAGCATCATTAGATGATGCCATTGAATACGGTGAAAAGGAGCAGGAGAAACTAACACTAGGCGAAGACTTTTTATTTTTTGAAGAGGAACAGAAACCGCACTATACTCAGGTAAATCCTTTATCTGCTAAAGATAGACTTCAATCTGAAAAAGAAGTGTTAGGTTTTTATGCCTCAGGACATCCTATTGAACATGAAAAAGTGATCTTGTCTCCATACGACCGGATGACAATACATAAGATCAAAGACTTATCTGATCATCATACAGTTAGGATGGCAGGAATGGTGGAAGATGTGCGTGTGATTCAAACGAAGAAGAAAGAACAAATGGCTTTCATCCGTTTATCAGATGAATCTGGAGAAATGGAAATAACCATTTTTCCACAAGCGTATAGTACGTCACACACAAAATTTCAAAGGGATGAGTTAGTATTTATTGAAGGAAAGGTCCAACTTCATAATGGAACTAAAAAAGTAGTGCTTGATAAATGTGTGACGATCGAGGAACTAAAACGAAAAGAGAAAGAAAGACAGCAGCCTGTCTTATATCTATTTATTACCCATCTTCATGAAAAACAGGGTTTAGATGACCTAAAAGAGCTGCTACAAAATATGCCTGGTGAAGTACCTGTTGTGTTAAAGTATCAGTCAACAAACAAGGCTGTTAGGCTATCGGAGATGTGGAATGTCACTGATAATGAGGACTTTCTTATTAGACTAAAAAGCCTAATTGGAGCAAAGAACGTCTATTTAAAAAATCCGAGGGTGTAAGAAGATAAAATATTTGTTATAATGTAACATGTCCAACGGGTGGTCAGACCACTCCAATATACGGGAGAAGGGAGTGTGAGAAGCGTGACGACACTCAGGGAAGAAGCATTACATATGCATCGAGTTAAAAAAGGGAAAATCGAAACGACACCCAAAGTAGCTGTACGTAATGCAGAGGATTTGTCGTTAGCTTATTCACCAGGTGTTGCTGAGCCATGTAAAGAGATATTTGAAAACCCTAAAACAGTGTATGACTATACAGTTAAAGGAAATATGGTAGGGGTAGTATCGGATGGAACTGCTGTCCTTGGTTTAGGAAATATCGGACCGGAAGCTGCCATGCCTGTTATGGAAGGCAAAGCCGTTTTGTTTAAATCGTTTGCTGGTGTCGATGCATTTCCAATATGCCTTAATACAACGGATGTTGAAGCTATCGTAGAAACGGTTAAACGAATGGAGCCAACATTTGGTGGTATTAATTTGGAAGATATTGCGGCACCAAGGTGCTTTGAAATAGAAGAGCGATTAAAAAAAGAAATGAACATTCCTGTGTTTCACGATGATCAGCATGGTACTGCAATTGTGACCGCTGCTGGTCTCTTGAATGCTTTAAAATTATCAGGTAAAAAACTTGGAGAAATTAAAGTAGTGGTTAATGGTGCAGGAGCAGCAGGCATTGCTATTATAAAGTTACTAATGAGTATGGGATGTAAACATTTTATTCTTTGTGATTCAAAAGGAGCCATCTATGATGGGCGTCCTTATGGCATGAATCAATTGAAGCAAGATATGGCTCTCGTGACAAACTTGGAAAAACGGGATGGCTCACTTGAAGAAATTATAAAAGGAACGGATGTCTTTATTGGGGTTTCTGTAGCAGGTGCGTTAACAAAAGAAATGGTTAAATCTATGAATGATAATCCCATTATTTTTGCAATGGCTAACCCTGTACCAGAAATAATGCCAGAGGAGGCTAAAGAGGCTGGAGCCAGTGTAATAGGCACTGGAAGATCTGACTTTCCTAATCAAGTAAATAATGTATTAGCTTTCCCAGGTATTTTTCGTGGCGCTCTAGATGTCTACGCCACTCACATCAATGAAGAGATGAAAGTAGCTGCAGTAAAGGCTATTGCAGGCCTTGTGGGAGAAAGCGAGTTAAACGAAGATTATGTCATACCTGCTCCATTTGATGCGAGAGTAGCACCTGCTGTTGCGAAAAGTGTGGCACAAGCTGCTATGGAGACAGGCGTTGCAAGAAGGCAGGTAGACCCAAAAGACGTAGAAATAAGAACGAAAGATCTGACGATGATTGATAACACTTAAAAGCCTTAATATACTTAAACATCAAGCCTACAAGGGTTCTCACTATCATGGTTGAGAGCCCTTCACCACTGAAAACGAATGATTGTCGGAAGGACTGACGTAAACGTATGAGTGTAGGTAGTAAGGTATATTTAAATATATTAAAAGAAATTAGTCGCATTATGCAAGATGATCAGTTGGAGCCGGGAGATAAACTACCATCGGAACGTGAACTTGCCGAACGTTTACAAGCTGGTCGATCTTCAGTGAGGGAAGCTTTACGGGCTTTAGAGCTTTTGGATCTCATTGAAACAAGAAAAGGTGAAGGGACATTTATACAGCAAGCAGGAAGCCACCGGCTAGCTGACATTTTAGCAAGTTTTTTGCTGAAAGAAAAAAAAGCGAAAGAAGATGTTACTGAAACACGACGTATTCTTGAAATAGAAGCAGTCAGACTTGGTTGTGAGAGAGTGGAAGAACATCAATTAGCAAAATTGAAAAAGCTCATCAATACAGCTATTAAAAAATACGCCACTGGCGTAATACCTGTTGAAGAAGATTATTTATTCCATCAAACGCTTGTAGAAACTAGCCATAATAACTTATTAATAAATATTTGGCGTCCTCTAGTTGAGTACGCAAAAATAGCGTTAGAACAATCTTTATCAAGAGAAGGACGTCCAGACGATGCGTTAGAAGAGCACGAGGAAATTTATCGGGCACTGGAAGCAAGAGATGAGACCGCAGTAGTCCAAGCGTTAAGTAAGCATTTAATTAACAGTCGCTTCTAAAAATTGATACCTGTTAAATTTGGTTAATAAGTTCTCTCAAAATAATGAACAAGCATGACTTGTATTCCATATAGAAAAAAAGTATGATGAAACTTATTTATGGAAAAAATTGTTTAGGACTAACTTTCAAACACTTAAGGTACATTATCTCATATTTATGACGACACGCTATGACCTTTCGATGATAGAATCTTTATTTAATTGTTAATCTTTGTCATTCATTGAAACAGTTTAGGAATTATCCCTATCTTATTACGACGTAAAAAGAGGTGACATTATGAGAATTTTTTCAAAGAAAAAAAAGTATGCTACGATTCCTTCTGAACAGGCGAAACAAGAAGTGCCAGAAGGTTTAATGGCTAAATGTCCGCAATGCAAATCAATAATGTATATTAAAGAGCTTAAGAAGAATAAAATGGTCTGTGATCAATGCCAGTTTCATCACCGTCTTACAGCTTGGGATAGGCTAGATTTTACGCTGGACGAAGGAACATTTGAAGAATTCGACTCCAGTCTTGTTGCCGGTGACCCTTTAAAATTCCCTGATTATAAAGAAAAGTCTGCGAAAGACCGGGATACAACTGAATTAAATGAAGCCATTGTTACTGGAAAAGGGAAAATAGGTGGATTTGACGTTATAATTGGCGTTATGGACGCCCGCTTTCGCATGGGGAGTATGGGATCAGTTGTTGGGGAAAAAATTACAAGAGCGATTGAACGAGCGATTAAAGAGAATTTACCATTCATTTTATTTTCAGCTTCTGGAGGAGCTAGAATGCAGGAAGGCGTTTTCAGCCTTATGCAGATGGCAAAAACAAGTACAGCATTAAACCGACTACACGAAGAAGGCGGTTTATTTATTAGTGTGATGACACATCCAACAACTGGCGGAGTTTCTGCTAGTTTTGCTTCATTAGGTGATATTAATCTAGCTGAACCAGCTGCACTCATTGGATTTGCTGGACGGCGTATCATTGAACAAACAATTCGTCAAAAGTTACCAGAAGATTTTCAGACAGCAGAATTTTTATTAAAACATGGCCAACTGGATAAAGTAGTTCATAGAAAAGACATGAAACAAGTGTTGACTACGATTTTGGAAATACA
The DNA window shown above is from Salipaludibacillus agaradhaerens and carries:
- a CDS encoding NAD(P)-dependent malic enzyme; its protein translation is MTTLREEALHMHRVKKGKIETTPKVAVRNAEDLSLAYSPGVAEPCKEIFENPKTVYDYTVKGNMVGVVSDGTAVLGLGNIGPEAAMPVMEGKAVLFKSFAGVDAFPICLNTTDVEAIVETVKRMEPTFGGINLEDIAAPRCFEIEERLKKEMNIPVFHDDQHGTAIVTAAGLLNALKLSGKKLGEIKVVVNGAGAAGIAIIKLLMSMGCKHFILCDSKGAIYDGRPYGMNQLKQDMALVTNLEKRDGSLEEIIKGTDVFIGVSVAGALTKEMVKSMNDNPIIFAMANPVPEIMPEEAKEAGASVIGTGRSDFPNQVNNVLAFPGIFRGALDVYATHINEEMKVAAVKAIAGLVGESELNEDYVIPAPFDARVAPAVAKSVAQAAMETGVARRQVDPKDVEIRTKDLTMIDNT
- a CDS encoding FadR/GntR family transcriptional regulator, producing MSVGSKVYLNILKEISRIMQDDQLEPGDKLPSERELAERLQAGRSSVREALRALELLDLIETRKGEGTFIQQAGSHRLADILASFLLKEKKAKEDVTETRRILEIEAVRLGCERVEEHQLAKLKKLINTAIKKYATGVIPVEEDYLFHQTLVETSHNNLLINIWRPLVEYAKIALEQSLSREGRPDDALEEHEEIYRALEARDETAVVQALSKHLINSRF
- the accD gene encoding acetyl-CoA carboxylase, carboxyltransferase subunit beta is translated as MRIFSKKKKYATIPSEQAKQEVPEGLMAKCPQCKSIMYIKELKKNKMVCDQCQFHHRLTAWDRLDFTLDEGTFEEFDSSLVAGDPLKFPDYKEKSAKDRDTTELNEAIVTGKGKIGGFDVIIGVMDARFRMGSMGSVVGEKITRAIERAIKENLPFILFSASGGARMQEGVFSLMQMAKTSTALNRLHEEGGLFISVMTHPTTGGVSASFASLGDINLAEPAALIGFAGRRIIEQTIRQKLPEDFQTAEFLLKHGQLDKVVHRKDMKQVLTTILEIHFPGAHEKKEEDHG